The following proteins come from a genomic window of Synechococcus sp. NB0720_010:
- a CDS encoding LysR substrate-binding domain-containing protein, which translates to MAQRLNLDQASVSRKARRAAAAFGLEARKAEGEWELEGDCTLLDLERQVHQDCRWKRDLPLRIDAQYYSGPLLLDAPPKGWLCGAFDCLDVTTPLSLLMRGVLDVWIAGFPDVPGDDDDQFAVIHLDRLPTHLVVSPGHPLTRLGSAITLEDVRKFPCLALPDGAFPKSQEAFEGLGLWNSPSSVRRYSYEAWEGRTADEVTVGYAHAFSLGLYRTPKVILPIEIPLTVGDSVVVPRRFANHPRFLTLLEHLRARLESMRSAYPELEILPA; encoded by the coding sequence GTGGCCCAACGGCTCAACTTGGATCAAGCCTCGGTGTCCAGAAAGGCGCGGCGTGCCGCGGCGGCCTTTGGCTTGGAGGCCAGAAAAGCCGAGGGCGAATGGGAGCTGGAGGGGGATTGCACGCTGCTCGATTTAGAGCGGCAAGTTCACCAAGATTGCCGCTGGAAAAGGGACCTCCCCCTGCGAATCGACGCGCAATATTATTCCGGCCCGTTATTGCTCGATGCCCCCCCCAAGGGGTGGCTCTGTGGCGCCTTTGATTGTCTTGATGTCACCACTCCTTTGAGTCTGTTGATGCGTGGTGTTCTGGATGTTTGGATTGCCGGCTTTCCTGATGTACCAGGCGACGATGATGATCAATTCGCTGTTATTCATCTCGATCGTTTGCCGACCCATTTGGTGGTCTCCCCCGGTCACCCGCTGACCCGCCTGGGCTCAGCCATCACCCTGGAGGATGTCCGGAAATTTCCCTGCTTGGCGTTGCCCGACGGAGCGTTTCCGAAGTCTCAGGAAGCGTTCGAGGGATTGGGATTGTGGAACTCCCCCTCGTCGGTCCGCCGTTATTCCTATGAGGCCTGGGAAGGCCGAACCGCCGATGAAGTCACGGTCGGCTACGCCCATGCCTTTTCTCTTGGTCTGTACCGCACTCCAAAAGTGATCTTGCCGATTGAGATTCCACTGACGGTTGGCGACAGCGTTGTGGTGCCGCGTCGCTTTGCAAATCATCCGCGATTTCTCACGTTGCTCGAGCACTTGCGCGCGCGCCTGGAGTCGATGCGTTCGGCTTACCCCGAGCTCGAGATCCTGCCGGCCTAA
- a CDS encoding alpha-D-glucose phosphate-specific phosphoglucomutase, translating into MTSGVRQIALETPFSDQKPGTSGLRKSSRQFATPHYLESFIEAILRTVPGIQGGTLVVGGDGRFGNREAIGVITRMAAAHGVGRIITTSGGILSTPAASNLIRQHQATAGIILSASHNPGGPDGDFGVKVNGANGGPAPESLTDAIYACTQTLDGYRILESAPVDLDAVGQQTVGDLRLEVIDGVDDYIALMQKLFDFDQIKALIQDDFPIAFDAMHAVTGPYATRLLEGLLGAPAGTVRNGKPLEDFGGGHPDPNLTYAHDLAELLMESDAYRFGAACDGDGDRNMILGNRCFVNPSDSLAVLTANATLAPGYAQGLSGVARSMPTSAAVDVVAKELGIACFETPTGWKFFGNLLDADRITLCGEESFGTGSNHIREKDGLWAVLFWLQILASKRCSVAEIMDAHWKRFGRHYYSRHDYEAIASEKAHGLYDRLKGMLPSLVGQDFAGRRISTADDFSYSDPVDGSLTSGQGLRILLDDGSRVVFRLSGTGTQGATLRLYLESYVPSSGDLSQDPQAALADLITAADALAEIKARTGMDRPTVIT; encoded by the coding sequence ATGACCAGCGGCGTGCGGCAGATCGCTCTCGAGACCCCCTTCTCCGATCAAAAACCAGGCACGTCGGGGCTACGCAAGAGCAGCCGTCAGTTCGCAACGCCCCACTACCTCGAGAGCTTCATCGAGGCGATCCTGCGCACGGTTCCCGGGATTCAAGGCGGCACCCTGGTGGTCGGTGGCGATGGCCGCTTCGGCAACCGTGAAGCCATCGGTGTGATCACCCGCATGGCCGCCGCCCACGGTGTGGGCCGCATCATCACCACCAGCGGCGGAATCCTCTCCACCCCGGCCGCCTCCAACCTGATCCGCCAGCACCAGGCCACGGCCGGCATCATCCTTTCGGCCAGCCACAACCCCGGTGGTCCCGACGGTGATTTCGGAGTCAAGGTCAATGGCGCCAATGGCGGTCCGGCCCCCGAATCCCTCACGGACGCGATCTACGCCTGCACCCAGACCCTGGATGGCTACCGCATCCTCGAGTCCGCGCCGGTCGACCTTGATGCCGTCGGCCAGCAGACGGTGGGAGATCTCCGCCTGGAGGTGATTGATGGGGTTGATGACTACATCGCCCTGATGCAGAAGCTGTTCGACTTCGATCAGATCAAGGCGCTGATTCAAGACGACTTCCCGATCGCCTTCGACGCGATGCACGCCGTCACGGGCCCCTACGCCACCCGACTGCTCGAGGGCCTGCTGGGGGCACCGGCAGGAACAGTCCGCAACGGCAAGCCCCTGGAGGATTTCGGTGGTGGGCACCCCGACCCGAACCTCACCTACGCCCACGATCTAGCCGAGCTCCTGATGGAGAGCGATGCCTATCGCTTTGGTGCGGCCTGCGATGGCGATGGCGACCGGAACATGATCCTGGGCAACCGCTGCTTCGTAAACCCCAGCGACAGCCTGGCGGTGCTGACCGCCAATGCCACGCTGGCGCCGGGCTATGCCCAAGGGCTCTCGGGCGTCGCCCGCTCCATGCCCACCAGCGCCGCCGTGGACGTCGTCGCCAAGGAGCTCGGCATCGCCTGCTTCGAGACACCCACCGGCTGGAAGTTCTTCGGCAACCTGCTGGATGCCGACCGCATCACCCTCTGCGGTGAGGAGAGCTTCGGCACCGGCAGCAACCACATCCGAGAAAAGGACGGACTCTGGGCCGTTCTCTTCTGGCTGCAAATCCTGGCCAGCAAGCGCTGCTCGGTGGCCGAGATCATGGATGCCCACTGGAAGCGCTTCGGCCGGCACTACTACTCGCGCCATGACTACGAAGCGATCGCGAGCGAGAAGGCCCATGGCCTCTATGACCGCCTCAAGGGCATGCTGCCCTCACTGGTGGGCCAGGACTTCGCCGGCCGCCGCATCAGTACGGCCGATGACTTCAGCTACAGCGATCCGGTGGATGGCTCCCTGACCAGCGGCCAGGGCCTGAGGATCCTGCTGGATGACGGCAGCCGCGTTGTCTTCCGCCTCTCTGGAACCGGCACCCAAGGCGCCACCCTGCGGCTCTACCTCGAGAGCTATGTGCCCAGCAGCGGTGATCTGAGCCAGGATCCCCAGGCCGCCTTGGCCGACCTGATCACTGCAGCCGATGCCCTGGCTGAAATCAAGGCCCGCACGGGCATGGACCGCCCGACCGTGATCACCTGA
- a CDS encoding efflux RND transporter permease subunit: protein MSLSDRFIKRPVLTTVCSILIVLVGLIAIPTLPIENLPNIAPPQIQVTANYSGANSLVTEQAVTNVLEQQINGVPGAAYISSLTTNTGASTVNVFFDEGTDINIDQVNVQNRVSLAMPQLPSQVSNTGVSVIQTTPSILLAYQVSSSEGQFDRAYLNGLIYEQLYYQLERIPGVAQATLFGGSNPAFWLFVDPNKLTANQLTADQVVSAVRSQNSVAIGGLVGGPPAGGNQLFTYPILVENNGNLVSVDQLNQLIVGRSPQGNLLRLQDVGEATYGFNTFATEGSDINGYPAITVGVYQTPESNALQVSEAVVNLMDQFRAQVPPGVTVQQIYNVGQFIESAVGGVTDALGLAIVLVLVILFLFLQDWRATVVPSLAIPISLVGTFAFMKAFGFSINQLTLLGLVLATGLVVDDAIVVIEAVAKNLEQGMKPRQAALECMGELIGAIIASSLVLMAVFVPVAFYPGGIGIIYRQFALTIAFSIAISTFNALTFSPMMAGLILKTEKPPRPEGWRWTVAGLVIGLGFGKFSAASFGPLAYVVGIAGFGFAGSRLALIFDRFNAFFARLEQGYGRLLHWLIDRRRWILMGLGAGIVTTAIAFNALPTAFIPEEDQGYGLGIYQLQNGASLSQTQQVGMQIAEVLKQEKNITAGSVISGAGFNGNSPDQGLFFFGLKPLDERSGSENKAPAIVDRLNAKLSRFSSGLAAASQPPAIPGFSAQGGFYFQFNDLSNGAYTFTQLDQLAEQLVSQGQASGAYSNLYTQFVPSAPAFGLKIDRSILGALNVDFQQAMQTIAILAGGNYSGLTYESGQVRNIYVQAEPAGRQGLENILSYYVRNRDNKLVQVSEFASSELSSAPPVISHYNLYRTVLIQGVQALGKSSGQALSAIQQQFKALDFNNIGYAFTGIAALQLSAGSASVLVFGLGVLFVYLVLSAQYESYVTPVIILMTVPLAMLGALAFLSLRSIDLNIYAQVGLVTLIGLAAKNGILIVEVAEQHLESGMSYGEAAIAAAESRMRPILMTAIASLAGFFPLVVATTAGANSQQSLGTVIFGGLLVATVLSLGVVPPFYVAIKHLEERWFGAPTARG from the coding sequence ATGTCGCTCTCAGATCGGTTTATCAAGCGCCCGGTGCTCACCACGGTGTGCAGCATCTTGATTGTGTTGGTGGGACTGATTGCGATTCCCACCCTGCCAATCGAGAACCTTCCCAACATCGCCCCACCGCAGATCCAGGTCACGGCGAACTACAGCGGGGCGAACTCCCTGGTGACGGAGCAGGCGGTCACCAACGTCCTCGAGCAGCAGATCAACGGCGTGCCGGGAGCGGCCTACATCTCCTCGCTGACGACCAACACCGGTGCCAGCACGGTCAATGTCTTCTTTGACGAGGGAACTGACATCAACATTGACCAGGTCAATGTGCAGAACCGGGTGTCCTTGGCGATGCCCCAACTGCCATCACAGGTGAGCAACACGGGGGTCTCGGTGATCCAAACGACCCCCTCGATCCTGTTGGCTTATCAGGTCTCCTCCTCGGAGGGGCAGTTCGATCGCGCCTATCTCAATGGCCTGATCTATGAGCAGCTCTACTACCAGCTAGAGCGCATTCCAGGGGTTGCCCAAGCGACCTTGTTTGGCGGGAGTAACCCGGCCTTTTGGCTGTTCGTCGATCCGAACAAGCTCACGGCCAACCAGCTGACCGCTGATCAGGTGGTGTCGGCTGTTCGCAGTCAGAACTCCGTCGCCATTGGTGGCCTGGTCGGTGGTCCACCGGCGGGGGGGAATCAGCTCTTCACCTATCCGATCTTGGTGGAGAACAATGGCAACTTGGTCTCGGTTGATCAGCTCAACCAGTTGATCGTTGGTCGCTCTCCCCAGGGCAATCTGCTGCGCTTGCAGGACGTGGGAGAAGCCACCTATGGCTTCAACACCTTTGCGACGGAAGGGAGTGATATCAATGGCTACCCGGCGATCACCGTCGGCGTTTATCAGACCCCCGAGAGCAACGCCCTGCAGGTGAGCGAGGCGGTGGTGAACCTGATGGATCAGTTCCGCGCTCAGGTTCCTCCGGGGGTGACTGTGCAGCAGATCTACAACGTCGGGCAGTTCATTGAGTCCGCTGTTGGAGGGGTCACCGACGCCCTGGGCCTAGCGATTGTGTTGGTGCTGGTGATCCTCTTTCTGTTCCTGCAGGACTGGCGCGCCACGGTGGTTCCGAGCCTGGCGATTCCGATCTCCTTGGTGGGCACCTTTGCCTTCATGAAGGCCTTTGGTTTTTCGATCAATCAACTCACCTTGCTGGGCTTGGTCTTGGCCACGGGCCTGGTGGTGGATGACGCCATTGTCGTGATTGAAGCGGTGGCCAAAAACCTTGAGCAGGGAATGAAACCGCGTCAGGCCGCCCTCGAATGCATGGGCGAATTGATCGGAGCCATCATTGCTTCCTCGCTGGTGCTGATGGCGGTGTTTGTGCCGGTGGCATTTTATCCCGGTGGGATCGGCATCATCTACCGCCAGTTCGCCCTGACGATTGCGTTCTCGATCGCAATCTCGACGTTTAACGCTCTGACCTTCTCCCCGATGATGGCGGGGCTGATCTTGAAGACTGAGAAGCCTCCGCGCCCAGAAGGCTGGCGTTGGACCGTGGCTGGTCTGGTGATTGGGCTGGGTTTTGGAAAATTCAGTGCCGCCTCCTTTGGTCCCCTGGCCTATGTCGTGGGGATTGCGGGGTTTGGCTTTGCCGGCAGTCGGCTGGCTCTCATCTTTGATCGCTTCAATGCCTTTTTTGCTCGCTTGGAGCAGGGCTATGGGCGTCTCCTCCACTGGCTGATCGATCGCCGGCGTTGGATCTTGATGGGTTTGGGGGCTGGGATTGTGACCACCGCCATTGCCTTCAATGCCCTACCCACGGCCTTCATCCCTGAGGAGGACCAGGGCTATGGCCTGGGGATCTACCAACTTCAGAACGGAGCGTCCCTCTCTCAGACCCAACAGGTGGGCATGCAGATCGCCGAGGTGCTCAAGCAGGAGAAGAACATCACAGCAGGCAGTGTGATCAGTGGTGCTGGGTTTAACGGCAACAGCCCTGATCAAGGTCTGTTTTTCTTTGGGCTGAAGCCCCTGGATGAGCGCTCAGGCTCCGAAAACAAAGCCCCGGCGATTGTTGATCGCCTGAATGCCAAGTTGTCCCGCTTCAGCAGTGGCCTGGCGGCGGCTTCTCAACCCCCAGCTATCCCAGGGTTTTCGGCGCAAGGGGGCTTTTATTTCCAGTTCAATGACCTCAGTAATGGTGCCTATACCTTCACCCAGTTGGATCAACTGGCAGAGCAACTGGTCAGCCAGGGTCAGGCCAGCGGCGCCTATTCCAACCTCTATACCCAGTTTGTTCCAAGCGCTCCAGCCTTTGGACTGAAGATCGATCGATCGATTCTGGGTGCGCTGAATGTCGACTTTCAGCAGGCCATGCAGACGATCGCCATTTTGGCGGGTGGTAACTACTCCGGTCTCACCTACGAGAGCGGTCAGGTGCGCAACATCTATGTCCAGGCCGAGCCCGCTGGTCGCCAGGGTTTGGAGAACATCCTGAGTTACTACGTGCGCAACCGCGACAACAAGTTGGTGCAGGTCTCGGAGTTCGCCTCGTCTGAACTCTCCAGTGCACCGCCGGTCATCAGCCACTACAACCTCTACCGAACGGTCTTGATTCAGGGTGTTCAGGCCTTGGGTAAGAGTTCTGGTCAGGCGCTCAGTGCGATCCAACAACAATTCAAGGCCCTTGATTTCAACAACATCGGCTATGCCTTTACGGGGATTGCCGCTCTACAGCTCTCAGCCGGCAGCGCCAGCGTGTTGGTCTTTGGCCTGGGGGTGTTGTTTGTCTATCTCGTGCTCTCCGCCCAGTACGAGAGCTACGTCACCCCGGTGATCATCCTGATGACGGTGCCCTTGGCGATGCTCGGCGCCTTGGCCTTCCTCTCCCTGCGCTCGATTGATCTCAATATCTATGCCCAGGTGGGCTTGGTGACCTTGATTGGTTTGGCCGCGAAAAACGGCATCCTGATCGTCGAGGTCGCCGAGCAGCATCTGGAATCGGGGATGTCCTACGGCGAGGCTGCCATTGCCGCAGCTGAGTCGAGGATGCGGCCGATCTTGATGACGGCCATCGCCTCATTGGCGGGATTCTTCCCGTTGGTGGTGGCCACCACGGCGGGAGCCAACAGCCAGCAGTCCCTCGGCACCGTGATCTTTGGTGGCCTATTGGTCGCCACGGTGCTGTCGCTTGGGGTGGTTCCGCCGTTCTATGTCGCCATCAAACACTTGGAGGAGCGCTGGTTTGGCGCTCCAACGGCGCGGGGTTAG